A single window of Onychomys torridus chromosome 8, mOncTor1.1, whole genome shotgun sequence DNA harbors:
- the Litaf gene encoding lipopolysaccharide-induced tumor necrosis factor-alpha factor, whose amino-acid sequence MSAPGPYQVAAGPSAMPTAPPTYEETVGVNSYYPMPPAPVPGPATGLITGPDGKGMNPPSYYTQPVPVPNANAIAVQTVYVQQPVSFHDRPVQMCCPSCSKVIVTQLSYNAGALTWLSCGSLCLLGCIAGCCFIPFCVDALQDVDHYCPNCKALLGTYKRL is encoded by the exons ATGTCGGCTCCAGGACCTTACCAGGTGGCTGCAGGCCCTTCTGCAATGCCCACTGCACCCCCAACCTACGAAGAGACAGTGGGTGTCAACAGCTACTACCCAATGCCCCCAGCACCTGTGCCGGGGCCAGCCACAGGGCTCATCACAGGCCCAGATGGGAAGGGCATGAATCCACCTTCGTACTACACCCAGCCTGTGCCTGTTCCCAATGCCAACGCAA TCGCCGTACAGACGGTGTATGTGCAGCAGCCAGTCTCCTTTCATGACCGCCCTGTCCAGATGTGCTGTCCGTCCTGCAGTAAGGTGATCGTGACCCAGCTGTCCTACAACGCCGGCGCCCTCACCTGGCTGTCCTGTGGCAGTCTGTGTCTGCTAGG GTGTATCGCTGGCTGCTGCTTCATCCCATTCTGTGTGGATGCCCTGCAAGACGTGGACCATTACTGCCCCAACTGCAAAGCGCTCCTGGGCACCTACAAGCGCTTGTAG